In a genomic window of Lycium ferocissimum isolate CSIRO_LF1 chromosome 9, AGI_CSIRO_Lferr_CH_V1, whole genome shotgun sequence:
- the LOC132032165 gene encoding uncharacterized protein LOC132032165: MRKLGFDEIWIDLIYRHISNNWYSIILNGTRNGFFKSNRGLRQRDPLSLALFVISAEHLSILFINLSLNANYTGYYKPIKGPSITHLAFTSGKPGDLRKVLNVLTMYENVSGHLINKNKSCVALAPKAYIELIHIMVHITGMHRKEWSIKIVLIKHVLLAMPMHLLAAMKPPKGTFEQIEGAIARFLWNGNDNMKKYHWCKWEKMCLPFEEGGVGFRCLRDTSKAFIAKSGGT, translated from the exons ATGAGGAAACTGGGATTTGATGAAATTTGGATTGATTTGATATATAGACATATTTCTAATAATTGGTACTCTATTATCCTTAATGGAACCAGAAATGGTTTCTTCAAATCCAACAGAGGTCTCAGGCAAAGAGACCCTCTGTCTCTAGCACTCTTTGTAATAAGTGCTGAACATTTatctattttgtttattaacTTGTCTTTGAATGCGAATTACACAGGGTACTACAAGCCTATAAAGGGACCAAGTATTACACACTTGGCATTCACATCAGGTAAACCTGGTGATTTAAGGAAAGTTTTGAATGTTTTAACTATGTATGAGAATGTTTCAGGTCATCTTATaaacaagaataaaagttgtgtGGCCCTGGCTCCAAAAGCATATATTGAACTCATCCACATAATGGTCCACATCACTGGAATGCACAGAAAAGAATGGTCTATCAA AATTGTTCTCATCAAACATGTATTACTTGCAATGCCAATGCACTTATTGGCAGCCATGAAGCCTCCAAAAGGAACCTTTGAGCAGATAGAAGGGGCCATAGCAAGATTCCTTTGGAATGGAAATGACAACATGAAGAAATATCATTGGTGCAAATGGGAGAAGATGTGCCTGCCATTTGAAGAAGGAggagttgggtttagatgcctGAGAGACACTAGCAAAGCCTTTATTGCTAAGAGTGGTGGAACCTAA